From Lujinxingia vulgaris, a single genomic window includes:
- a CDS encoding MBL fold metallo-hydrolase — MSHPDRTIIALEESHFGLDGGAMFGIIPRPLWAKTNPPDEANRIQMSARCLLIIDPDRVTLIDTGMGVGFSDKEREIYNIRNQDAGLRAALSQHSLRPEDVDEVILTHLHFDHAGGLRTPADDGTLRPTFPNARHWVQRENWSWAHSPSARDAGSYRKGDFDLFDAADAPPLNLIDGIAELFDGVEVLPVHGHTFGMQVVKIEAAGQTYAFVADLIPTASHLRDPYVMGYDLQPLKTVEEKREILYHARRDDWILIFEHDPTTAMARIDVDGRGRVIPVPVETLSHT; from the coding sequence ATGTCGCACCCCGACCGCACGATCATCGCCCTGGAAGAGAGCCATTTTGGCCTGGATGGGGGCGCGATGTTCGGCATTATCCCGCGTCCGCTCTGGGCGAAGACCAACCCGCCCGATGAGGCCAACCGCATCCAGATGAGCGCGCGCTGCCTGCTGATCATCGACCCGGATCGCGTCACACTTATCGACACCGGTATGGGCGTGGGCTTTAGCGATAAGGAGCGCGAGATTTACAACATCCGCAATCAGGACGCCGGACTTCGCGCGGCGTTGAGCCAGCACTCACTGAGGCCGGAGGATGTCGACGAGGTGATCCTCACCCACCTCCATTTTGATCACGCCGGCGGCCTGCGCACCCCGGCCGACGACGGCACGCTTCGCCCCACCTTCCCCAACGCGCGCCACTGGGTGCAGCGCGAGAACTGGAGCTGGGCCCATAGCCCCAGCGCGCGCGATGCCGGGAGCTACCGAAAAGGCGACTTCGATCTTTTCGACGCCGCCGACGCCCCACCGCTTAACCTCATCGACGGCATCGCCGAGCTCTTCGACGGCGTGGAGGTGCTGCCGGTTCACGGTCACACCTTCGGAATGCAGGTCGTCAAGATCGAGGCGGCCGGCCAGACCTATGCCTTCGTCGCCGACCTTATCCCGACCGCGTCTCACCTGCGCGATCCCTATGTGATGGGCTACGATCTCCAACCGCTTAAGACGGTCGAAGAGAAGCGCGAGATCCTCTATCACGCCCGTCGCGACGACTGGATTTTGATCTTTGAGCACGACCCCACCACGGCAATGGCGCGTATTGATGTCGACGGGCGCGGGAGAGTGATTCCGGTCCCGGTGGAGACATTATCGCACACCTGA
- a CDS encoding transglutaminase-like domain-containing protein, with protein sequence MREIFGHSHSTRAAVLLRAVTFVMMLAWAAPLSAQGSGQDGAETTENTSAQDVAGPSITASELNTLKARISELRGEARRLNSQGEDTRVLSVDEALRQIPRPHSPGNIYRWVRDTIAFEPYTGALRGVQGTLIAGSGNAVDQALLTRELLRRAGHTTRLATGRLHDADIIEVLASLDTSARVERDGKPAEVTSEGPDAALIARLRDHIWVEVEHRGKFIAVDPVAAPLVGMTPARAQAHHDRLPEALATTLEVELVGRLTDTQRISHLTISGPLSRYAYRTLTLGFEPDATRARGRIPVLMVGDQASRGQAIPVDALESLELNFRLKSGAREQRWTQTLYRGAADFDIFAFDAQHFSITLMPGWSSDAWLARHAKASATNALEALQSYADDLASTGDAPDTGSDEIRATDAMMHELSALLPAAFIRRLDRSISQSANQLGVRPVLSQPRAVVTASLRRGDEVFVDLQLSGDRVDALPLGEVPEVASAAFGGLYGHLLDTLTAEFLEQHGGRRMLTVARIFRRATHQRIPFTTVDARTIEKLDTLRISDAIRAQLGDLIRRQGHVILSPLQNVDVDGVERFGWWSVDPLSGWMRAHPTDALLAQVEQRDADALSPTRHLDLHAELVAHSLRAASSSLTPSSSDNASICVATRELLALSRAFCATSQPIASPELDVCLNDPQGGQVPISASTDMLGLAGGSCVERLATTRCGAVYARAVARGELTLRYGDAGQTSDGEVTPPAPRCQ encoded by the coding sequence ATGCGCGAGATTTTCGGACATAGCCATTCGACCCGCGCCGCGGTGCTGCTGCGGGCCGTCACCTTCGTCATGATGTTGGCCTGGGCTGCGCCGCTTTCCGCCCAGGGGTCGGGTCAAGACGGGGCAGAAACAACGGAAAACACCAGCGCGCAGGACGTTGCGGGACCATCGATCACCGCCTCCGAGTTGAACACGCTGAAGGCGCGCATCTCGGAGCTGCGTGGCGAGGCCCGGCGTTTGAACTCGCAAGGCGAAGACACCCGAGTGCTGAGCGTCGATGAGGCGCTGCGCCAGATTCCGCGCCCTCACTCCCCGGGCAATATCTACCGATGGGTGCGCGATACGATCGCGTTTGAGCCCTACACAGGCGCGCTTCGCGGCGTTCAGGGGACCTTGATCGCAGGGTCGGGCAACGCGGTGGATCAGGCCTTATTAACCCGCGAACTTCTGCGCCGCGCCGGCCACACCACGCGCCTTGCCACCGGGCGGCTGCACGACGCCGACATCATTGAGGTACTCGCGAGCCTGGACACCAGCGCACGCGTGGAGCGCGATGGCAAACCCGCCGAGGTGACGTCTGAAGGACCGGACGCCGCCCTCATTGCGCGCCTGCGCGATCATATCTGGGTTGAAGTTGAGCATCGTGGGAAGTTCATCGCCGTCGACCCCGTCGCTGCGCCCCTTGTGGGGATGACGCCGGCGAGGGCGCAGGCTCATCACGATCGACTTCCCGAAGCGCTCGCCACGACGTTGGAGGTTGAGCTTGTCGGTCGCCTCACCGACACCCAGCGCATCAGCCACCTGACCATCTCCGGTCCTCTGTCGCGCTATGCCTATCGCACGCTGACGCTGGGGTTTGAGCCCGATGCCACACGGGCTCGCGGTCGCATCCCGGTGCTGATGGTCGGCGACCAGGCAAGTCGCGGCCAGGCCATTCCGGTCGACGCGCTCGAATCGCTGGAGCTTAACTTCCGACTGAAGAGTGGCGCACGTGAGCAACGCTGGACGCAGACGCTCTACCGGGGCGCGGCAGACTTCGACATCTTCGCCTTTGATGCGCAGCATTTCAGCATCACGCTGATGCCCGGGTGGTCTTCGGATGCCTGGCTGGCCCGCCACGCTAAGGCCTCGGCGACCAACGCGCTCGAGGCGTTGCAGAGTTACGCCGATGATCTGGCGAGCACCGGTGATGCGCCCGACACGGGTTCCGACGAAATCCGCGCCACCGACGCGATGATGCACGAGCTCAGCGCGCTGCTTCCCGCGGCCTTTATCCGTCGCCTGGATCGCAGCATCTCACAGAGTGCGAACCAACTCGGAGTGCGGCCGGTGCTCAGCCAACCTCGGGCGGTCGTCACCGCGTCTCTGCGGCGCGGCGACGAGGTCTTTGTCGATCTTCAACTCTCCGGCGACCGCGTCGATGCGCTGCCGCTTGGCGAGGTACCAGAGGTGGCATCCGCCGCCTTCGGCGGCTTGTACGGCCACCTTCTCGACACGCTCACCGCCGAGTTTCTCGAACAACACGGCGGACGCCGGATGCTCACCGTGGCGCGCATCTTCCGGCGCGCCACCCACCAACGTATCCCCTTCACCACCGTGGATGCGCGCACCATCGAGAAGCTCGACACCTTGCGCATCAGCGACGCGATTCGCGCTCAGCTTGGCGACCTCATTCGCCGCCAGGGCCACGTCATCCTCTCCCCACTTCAGAATGTGGACGTCGACGGCGTGGAGCGCTTCGGCTGGTGGTCGGTCGATCCTTTGAGCGGCTGGATGCGCGCCCATCCCACCGACGCGCTCCTGGCCCAGGTCGAGCAGCGCGACGCAGACGCGCTCTCACCCACACGCCATCTCGACCTTCACGCAGAGCTCGTCGCGCACAGCCTTCGAGCAGCGTCGTCTTCCCTTACCCCATCTTCCTCAGATAACGCCTCGATCTGTGTGGCCACCCGTGAGCTGCTTGCGCTCAGCCGCGCCTTCTGCGCGACGAGCCAGCCCATCGCATCGCCGGAGCTCGACGTCTGCCTCAACGACCCGCAGGGCGGCCAGGTTCCCATCAGCGCATCGACCGACATGCTGGGGCTGGCCGGTGGCAGCTGCGTCGAGCGCCTGGCCACCACCCGCTGCGGCGCGGTCTACGCCCGCGCTGTCGCCCGCGGCGAGCTTACGCTTCGCTATGGCGACGCGGGGCAGACCTCCGATGGCGAGGTTACGCCACCGGCGCCGCGCTGCCAGTGA
- a CDS encoding Mov34/MPN/PAD-1 family protein has protein sequence MSASSKTIDARWTPALLNELTRWVSRAYPEEGCGLILQGEGDAWRFHGCENVADKYHRLDPEQYPRTARDFYMIDPMEFVRADERGEALAVIVHSHPDVGDYFSAEDIAAATFPRDSDDEPLEPIYPDTDYLVVSVRKGKADGATLFRFDEERGEFASVKRFTEQELTGSAAPVA, from the coding sequence ATGAGCGCTTCATCGAAGACGATCGACGCCCGCTGGACCCCGGCGCTGCTCAATGAGCTGACGCGCTGGGTATCGCGCGCCTACCCCGAAGAAGGTTGCGGCCTGATCCTGCAAGGAGAGGGCGACGCCTGGCGTTTTCACGGCTGTGAGAACGTCGCCGATAAGTACCATCGCCTCGATCCGGAGCAGTATCCGCGCACCGCGCGTGACTTCTACATGATCGATCCGATGGAGTTTGTGCGCGCCGATGAGCGCGGCGAGGCGCTGGCGGTGATCGTACACAGCCACCCTGACGTGGGCGACTATTTCAGCGCGGAAGATATCGCCGCGGCGACCTTTCCGCGCGACAGCGATGATGAGCCGCTGGAGCCGATCTACCCCGACACCGACTACCTGGTGGTGTCGGTGCGAAAGGGGAAGGCCGACGGCGCCACGCTTTTTCGTTTCGATGAAGAGCGTGGCGAGTTTGCCAGCGTGAAGCGCTTTACCGAGCAGGAACTCACTGGCAGCGCGGCGCCGGTGGCGTAA
- a CDS encoding PLP-dependent cysteine synthase family protein, protein MSVNPAWTGRLQATRPPQRRESLVDQVGNTPLVRLSKVTEGLPEAVEVWVKLESMNPGGSVKDRPARQILLDAFARGDLGHGQILIDATSGNTGIAYAMLGAAMGVEVHLVMPENVSPQRKHIVETFGAKIIYSDPMEGSDGAIRLVRKLVAEDTEGKYFYANQYGNPSNPRAHELTTAPEIWAQTAGRVTHFVACTGTSGTVMGTGRGLKGFSEQIQVIGCQPADAFHGLEGLKHMPSSIKPGIYDESKLDRLMWLETEDGWDMAERMAAEEGIACGNSAGASVFAALQVARELEEGVIVTVICDHADRYFGE, encoded by the coding sequence ATGAGCGTCAACCCTGCATGGACCGGACGTCTGCAGGCCACTCGCCCACCGCAGCGGCGAGAGTCGCTGGTGGATCAGGTGGGGAACACACCGCTGGTGCGCCTGAGTAAGGTCACCGAGGGGCTCCCTGAGGCGGTAGAAGTCTGGGTGAAGCTCGAGAGCATGAACCCGGGCGGCTCGGTTAAAGATCGCCCCGCGCGCCAGATTTTGCTCGATGCGTTTGCGCGCGGCGACCTCGGCCACGGCCAGATCCTCATCGACGCCACCAGTGGCAACACCGGCATCGCCTACGCGATGCTCGGCGCGGCCATGGGTGTGGAGGTGCATCTTGTGATGCCCGAAAACGTCTCCCCGCAGCGCAAGCATATCGTGGAGACCTTTGGCGCGAAGATCATCTACAGCGATCCAATGGAGGGCAGCGACGGGGCGATTCGCCTGGTGCGCAAGCTCGTGGCCGAGGACACCGAGGGCAAGTACTTCTACGCCAACCAGTACGGAAACCCCTCCAACCCGCGCGCCCACGAGCTGACCACCGCGCCTGAGATCTGGGCGCAGACCGCCGGGCGCGTTACCCACTTTGTGGCCTGCACCGGCACCTCCGGCACGGTCATGGGGACGGGGCGAGGGCTTAAGGGGTTCAGCGAGCAGATCCAGGTGATCGGCTGTCAGCCGGCGGATGCGTTTCACGGGCTGGAGGGGCTTAAGCATATGCCCAGCTCCATCAAACCCGGGATCTACGACGAGTCGAAGCTCGATCGGCTGATGTGGCTGGAGACCGAAGACGGCTGGGATATGGCCGAGCGCATGGCCGCCGAAGAAGGCATCGCCTGCGGGAACTCCGCCGGCGCCAGCGTGTTTGCGGCGTTGCAGGTGGCCCGCGAGCTTGAAGAAGGCGTGATCGTCACGGTGATCTGTGACCACGCCGACCGCTATTTTGGAGAATGA
- a CDS encoding pyridoxal-phosphate dependent enzyme, which translates to MSSDAANSAPKAPVVERMDQLVGNTPLVRLKRTGEQGGATVYVKMEQFNPSGSLRDRYVAEILERGIASGNVVEGDTVAVAGLDDSAVAAALIGDVLGLKTRVFAPRNASRRLFDLVVRYGAAIEWTSEEGGLAEAIEKAAGWARQASDRLYVDSYRREAVRDAYAAMASEVLTALDGAPLGAFITSISTGGTFRHVARELRESYPSVRMGGAILGDLELPAFKEHRFNELARFSMREAFALRDELAAGEGILLGPKGAACVGLALQLQKELGPDDVIVALNPDSGQRYLGWEQEFIDPS; encoded by the coding sequence ATGTCATCTGATGCAGCCAACTCCGCGCCGAAGGCGCCCGTGGTCGAGCGTATGGACCAGCTCGTGGGCAACACCCCCCTGGTGCGCCTCAAACGCACCGGTGAGCAGGGCGGGGCGACGGTGTATGTGAAGATGGAGCAGTTCAACCCCAGCGGCAGCCTGCGCGATCGCTACGTGGCCGAGATCCTGGAGCGGGGCATCGCCTCGGGCAATGTGGTCGAGGGCGACACGGTGGCCGTGGCCGGTCTCGACGACTCGGCGGTGGCCGCCGCGCTCATCGGCGATGTGCTGGGGCTGAAGACCCGCGTGTTTGCGCCCAGGAACGCCAGCCGGCGTCTCTTTGATCTGGTGGTTCGCTACGGCGCGGCGATCGAGTGGACCTCCGAGGAGGGCGGACTCGCAGAAGCCATCGAGAAGGCCGCCGGCTGGGCGCGCCAGGCCTCCGATCGCCTCTACGTCGACAGTTACCGCCGAGAGGCGGTGCGCGACGCCTACGCCGCGATGGCCAGCGAGGTGCTCACCGCGCTGGACGGCGCGCCGCTCGGCGCCTTTATCACCTCGATCTCCACCGGCGGCACCTTCCGCCATGTGGCCCGGGAGCTGCGCGAGAGCTACCCCTCGGTGCGCATGGGCGGCGCGATTTTAGGAGATCTGGAACTTCCCGCCTTCAAAGAGCATCGATTCAATGAGCTCGCCCGCTTCTCCATGCGTGAGGCCTTTGCGCTTCGCGATGAGCTGGCAGCGGGCGAGGGCATCCTGCTCGGCCCCAAAGGCGCAGCGTGCGTGGGGCTGGCTCTGCAGCTGCAAAAAGAGCTGGGCCCCGACGATGTTATCGTCGCGCTGAACCCCGACAGCGGGCAGCGCTACCTGGGGTGGGAGCAGGAGTTCATCGACCCGAGCTAA
- a CDS encoding RrF2 family transcriptional regulator, whose amino-acid sequence MRLSNRAIYGLRAIFDLAYHSGGEPTQVREIAERARVPVRFLEQIFLDLKRAGFVESKRGPRGGYRLVADPAALTLAGVFGALEDLPELPDVLVDEVEESAAQVPDVVCQEIFSKMIDLLSEVTVADLIERGEELGFSRQCYEGFTYVI is encoded by the coding sequence ATGCGCCTTTCAAATCGCGCGATCTACGGGCTCCGAGCCATCTTTGATCTGGCCTACCACAGCGGTGGCGAGCCCACCCAGGTGCGCGAGATCGCCGAGCGCGCCCGGGTGCCGGTGCGCTTTCTCGAGCAGATCTTTCTCGATCTGAAACGCGCCGGTTTTGTGGAGAGCAAGCGCGGGCCGCGCGGCGGCTACCGCCTTGTCGCCGACCCGGCGGCGCTGACATTGGCCGGGGTCTTCGGCGCGCTCGAAGATCTGCCCGAGCTTCCCGACGTGCTCGTCGATGAGGTCGAAGAGAGCGCGGCGCAGGTCCCCGATGTGGTCTGTCAGGAGATTTTTTCGAAAATGATCGATCTGCTCAGCGAGGTCACCGTCGCCGACCTGATCGAGCGCGGCGAAGAGCTGGGGTTCTCCCGGCAGTGCTACGAGGGGTTCACCTATGTCATCTGA
- a CDS encoding ubiquitin-like small modifier protein 1 produces MSVSVRIPTPLRKFTEGQEVVTVEGSTVGEALANLAEAHPELKAKIFGNDGSVRRFVNIFANEEDIRFQDKLETTLNDGDSLSIVPAIAGGLR; encoded by the coding sequence ATGAGCGTCAGTGTCCGCATCCCTACCCCCCTGCGTAAGTTCACCGAAGGTCAGGAAGTCGTCACCGTTGAGGGGAGCACCGTCGGTGAAGCGCTGGCCAACCTGGCCGAGGCGCACCCGGAGCTCAAAGCCAAGATCTTTGGAAATGACGGCAGCGTGCGCCGCTTCGTCAACATCTTCGCCAACGAAGAAGACATCCGCTTCCAGGACAAGCTGGAGACGACGCTCAACGACGGCGACTCCCTCTCGATCGTGCCCGCGATCGCCGGTGGTCTGCGATGA
- a CDS encoding fused MFS/spermidine synthase has protein sequence MHRLVFIFFLFSGFSSLVFEVIWARMLQQVFGTTSFAISTLLTAFMAGLALGSVLGGRLARRVGNQLKLYGVLEGSIGLYALLVPLLLGVLPSLYAPLFERFMSDFYLFSLLRFVAVFAVLVIPTTLMGATLPLVSQWLADRRRIFHGSIGLLYGANTLGACLGCFLAGFVLLPNFGLQATNLIFVAVNLALGATVLASFKMIEQSVSADALLEDDAAPEADAALTDTDAPAAALPAWALRLTLILFGLSGVVAMSYQVLWTRAYVITLGSSTYSFTLVLTAILIAIALGSVLIARVIDRVRRPIFVFAMLQALVASSATVGFYVLDRIPGFLYERARETITSVGEIYAYQLGLVALVVFLPSLFQGMSFPVVVRAVNARVEQTGEEVGTAYAFNTAGSILGSFAAGFIIMPWLGMQKAIAAMILINLGAAVVLAAMELHQHRHGPRALAMAMALGVGLTLFFVAPPIDRARLSAGMFRVHLAREVYSPKSFETSTPEILYYEDGLTATTSVERRGGGVALKANGKPEASDGADMDTQILVGLLPFVARSAFEDVTIGQEEAAMVGFGSGVTAGASLQWPLKRLEVVEIEATMVEASRFFDHVNHRPLEDPRHVLIESDGRNYLEYTPRTYDVIVSEPSNPWIAGVSALFTVEYFERVRQKLNPGGVYGQWVQLYELHPDNVRRVFATFLAAFPHVHAFSSKAKSTDLILIGSDRPLVFPPEGFERAWAIESVRDELERVGIEDITELYGLMFMNQAEMEAFAAGAELNTDDNGLLEFNAPHDLIFYSIGELFFSTHYFSGEIYGDIRPYLEGWPDEGRWTARQVARLGRAAWVAGKPELTEAILAEKNLRQARGLDAELDELLEVLEADTRAIVPAARRTFAAPADSLARLARRASDEESADAVLEALYAEEKAPRQGYSGRRGLVHALALMLSGDLKGASRQLDHLRDDTRITSTELYPLLAGQVYKTRRRYRDAYQALARAAGQPDPEASESDSRAASTPGESTP, from the coding sequence GTGCATCGGCTGGTCTTTATCTTCTTTCTCTTCTCGGGGTTTAGCTCGCTGGTCTTCGAGGTGATCTGGGCGCGGATGCTCCAGCAGGTCTTCGGCACGACGAGTTTTGCGATCAGCACGCTGCTCACCGCCTTTATGGCCGGCCTTGCGCTTGGCAGCGTGCTCGGCGGCCGCCTGGCTCGCCGGGTGGGTAACCAGCTCAAGCTCTACGGGGTGTTGGAGGGCTCCATCGGGCTTTACGCCCTGCTCGTCCCGCTTCTTCTGGGGGTGTTGCCCTCGCTCTACGCGCCGCTCTTTGAGCGCTTTATGAGCGACTTTTACCTCTTCAGCCTGCTGCGATTTGTGGCGGTGTTTGCGGTGCTGGTGATCCCGACCACGCTGATGGGGGCGACGCTGCCGCTGGTGAGCCAGTGGCTGGCCGATCGCCGGCGCATCTTTCACGGCAGCATCGGGCTGCTCTACGGGGCCAACACGCTGGGGGCCTGCCTGGGCTGTTTTCTGGCGGGCTTTGTACTGCTGCCGAACTTCGGATTGCAGGCCACCAACCTGATCTTTGTGGCGGTCAACCTGGCGCTCGGGGCGACGGTGCTGGCGAGCTTTAAGATGATCGAGCAGAGCGTCAGCGCCGATGCGCTGCTGGAAGACGATGCTGCTCCCGAGGCCGATGCTGCGCTCACAGACACCGATGCTCCCGCAGCGGCGCTGCCGGCCTGGGCGCTGCGGCTGACGCTGATCCTCTTCGGGCTCAGCGGCGTGGTGGCGATGAGCTACCAGGTGCTCTGGACCCGCGCCTACGTCATCACCCTGGGGAGCTCGACCTATTCATTTACACTCGTACTCACGGCCATTCTCATCGCCATCGCGCTCGGGAGCGTGCTGATCGCGCGGGTCATCGACCGGGTGCGCCGGCCGATCTTCGTCTTTGCGATGTTGCAGGCCCTGGTGGCATCGAGCGCCACGGTGGGATTTTATGTGCTCGACCGCATCCCGGGGTTTCTTTACGAGCGCGCCCGCGAGACGATCACAAGCGTCGGTGAGATCTATGCGTACCAGCTCGGGCTGGTGGCGCTGGTGGTGTTTTTGCCCTCGCTCTTTCAGGGGATGAGCTTTCCGGTGGTGGTGCGTGCGGTCAATGCGCGGGTGGAACAGACCGGCGAGGAGGTGGGGACGGCCTATGCGTTCAATACGGCGGGGTCGATCCTGGGGAGTTTTGCCGCGGGCTTTATCATCATGCCCTGGCTGGGCATGCAGAAGGCCATCGCGGCGATGATCCTCATCAACCTGGGCGCGGCGGTAGTGCTGGCGGCGATGGAACTTCATCAGCATCGGCACGGGCCGCGCGCACTGGCGATGGCGATGGCGCTGGGCGTGGGATTGACGCTCTTTTTTGTGGCGCCGCCCATCGATCGGGCGCGTTTGAGCGCGGGGATGTTTCGCGTGCACCTGGCCCGCGAGGTCTACAGCCCGAAGAGCTTTGAGACGAGCACCCCGGAGATCCTCTATTACGAAGATGGCCTCACCGCCACGACGTCGGTGGAGCGGCGCGGGGGCGGCGTGGCGCTGAAAGCCAACGGCAAGCCCGAGGCCAGCGACGGGGCCGATATGGACACCCAGATCCTGGTCGGGCTTCTGCCCTTTGTGGCACGCAGCGCCTTTGAGGATGTCACCATAGGGCAGGAAGAGGCCGCGATGGTGGGTTTTGGCAGCGGGGTGACCGCCGGCGCCAGCCTGCAGTGGCCGCTCAAGCGCCTGGAGGTCGTTGAGATTGAAGCCACGATGGTGGAGGCCTCCCGCTTCTTTGATCACGTCAACCACCGCCCCCTCGAAGATCCGCGCCATGTGCTCATTGAGAGCGACGGGCGCAACTACCTCGAATACACCCCGCGCACCTACGATGTGATCGTCTCAGAGCCCTCCAACCCCTGGATCGCCGGGGTCTCCGCCCTCTTTACGGTGGAGTACTTTGAGCGGGTGCGTCAGAAGCTCAACCCGGGCGGGGTCTACGGGCAGTGGGTGCAACTCTATGAGCTTCACCCGGATAATGTGCGGCGCGTCTTTGCGACCTTTCTGGCGGCCTTCCCCCATGTGCACGCCTTCTCGTCCAAAGCCAAAAGCACCGACCTGATCCTGATCGGCAGCGACCGGCCGCTGGTTTTTCCGCCCGAGGGTTTTGAGCGGGCCTGGGCCATCGAGTCGGTGCGTGACGAGCTTGAGCGGGTGGGCATCGAAGACATCACCGAGCTCTACGGGCTGATGTTTATGAACCAGGCCGAGATGGAGGCGTTTGCGGCCGGCGCCGAGCTCAACACCGACGACAACGGTCTTCTGGAGTTCAACGCCCCCCACGATCTGATCTTCTATTCGATTGGCGAGCTCTTCTTCTCAACGCACTACTTCAGTGGCGAGATTTACGGGGATATTCGCCCTTACCTCGAAGGGTGGCCGGACGAAGGGCGTTGGACCGCGCGGCAAGTCGCCCGGCTGGGTCGGGCGGCCTGGGTGGCGGGCAAGCCCGAGCTCACGGAGGCGATTCTCGCGGAGAAGAACCTTCGCCAGGCGCGCGGGCTCGACGCCGAGCTCGACGAACTTCTCGAAGTGCTTGAGGCCGACACCCGCGCGATTGTGCCAGCGGCGCGGCGCACCTTCGCCGCTCCCGCCGACTCACTCGCCAGACTCGCACGCCGCGCTTCGGATGAAGAGAGCGCCGATGCCGTTCTCGAAGCGCTCTATGCCGAGGAGAAGGCACCTCGCCAGGGATACAGCGGTCGCCGGGGGCTTGTGCATGCGCTGGCCCTGATGCTCTCCGGCGATCTTAAGGGGGCGAGCCGCCAGCTCGATCATCTTCGCGACGACACCCGCATCACCTCCACCGAGCTCTACCCCCTGCTCGCCGGACAGGTGTACAAGACACGCCGGCGCTACCGAGACGCCTATCAGGCGCTCGCCAGGGCCGCTGGCCAGCCTGACCCTGAGGCCTCGGAGTCAGACTCCCGGGCCGCTTCAACGCCCGGGGAGTCCACGCCCTGA